From Pseudarthrobacter equi, a single genomic window includes:
- a CDS encoding LLM class flavin-dependent oxidoreductase, with protein sequence MERIGFLSFGHWGPGQGSRTRTAGEALVQGIELAVAAEELGVDGAFFRVHHFARQQASPFPLLAAIAARTRRIEIGTGVIDMRYENPLYMAEEAAATDLISGGRLQLGISRGSPEPARQGASAFGYVPRDGETDADMARRHTELFRKAITGAGVADPDPRYAGGATGLLPVQPQSPGLAERIWWGAGTRKTAVWAAELGMNLMSSTLLTEDTGVPFHELQAEQIQLFRDTWQAAGHSHQPRISVSRSVLPIVDDEDRRYFAGSALRDGRDQVGIIDGLTARFGKSYVGEPDRLAEELAADTAVQAADTLLLTVPNQLGVDFNAKLLGHIAQFVAPSLGWSR encoded by the coding sequence ATGGAGCGCATAGGATTCCTTTCATTCGGCCACTGGGGACCCGGCCAGGGTTCCCGCACCAGGACTGCGGGCGAGGCGCTGGTGCAGGGCATCGAATTAGCCGTAGCCGCCGAGGAACTCGGTGTGGACGGTGCCTTCTTCCGGGTCCACCACTTCGCCCGCCAGCAGGCCTCGCCGTTTCCGCTACTTGCGGCCATCGCAGCACGCACCCGCCGGATCGAAATCGGTACCGGTGTCATTGACATGCGTTACGAGAACCCGCTCTATATGGCGGAGGAAGCGGCAGCCACTGACCTGATCAGCGGCGGCAGGCTCCAGCTCGGCATCAGCCGCGGCTCACCCGAGCCGGCCCGGCAGGGTGCGTCAGCTTTCGGCTACGTGCCCCGGGACGGCGAAACCGACGCCGACATGGCACGCCGCCACACCGAGCTGTTCCGCAAGGCGATCACGGGGGCGGGAGTGGCTGACCCCGATCCCCGGTATGCCGGTGGTGCCACGGGCCTCCTGCCCGTGCAGCCGCAGTCGCCCGGACTGGCGGAGCGGATCTGGTGGGGAGCCGGCACCCGTAAAACGGCCGTCTGGGCGGCGGAGCTCGGCATGAACCTGATGAGCTCCACCCTGCTCACCGAGGACACCGGCGTGCCCTTCCACGAACTCCAGGCGGAACAGATCCAGCTGTTCCGGGATACCTGGCAGGCAGCCGGCCACTCCCACCAGCCAAGGATCTCGGTCAGCCGCAGCGTGCTGCCCATCGTGGACGACGAGGACCGCCGCTACTTTGCCGGCAGCGCCCTCCGCGACGGCCGGGACCAGGTGGGCATCATTGACGGGCTCACGGCGCGGTTCGGAAAAAGCTATGTGGGTGAGCCCGACCGGCTCGCGGAGGAACTGGCGGCGGACACCGCTGTCCAAGCGGCTGACACCCTGCTGCTGACCGTCCCCAACCAGCTAGGCGTGGATTTCAACGCCAAGCTCCTTGGCCACATTGCGCAGTTCGTGGCCCCGTCCTTGGGATGGAGCCGGTAG
- a CDS encoding YnfA family protein, with protein sequence MVIPEETVSVLKTIVLFVLAAVAEIGGAWLVWQAVREGKDWWWAGLGVIALGAYGFVATLQPDAHFGRILAAYGGVFVAGSLAWGMIFDGFRPDRWDVAGSVICLLGVAVIMFAPRSAG encoded by the coding sequence GTGGTTATCCCGGAAGAAACTGTCAGCGTCCTCAAGACCATCGTGCTGTTCGTGCTGGCCGCTGTGGCAGAAATCGGCGGGGCCTGGCTGGTGTGGCAGGCAGTCCGGGAAGGCAAGGACTGGTGGTGGGCGGGACTTGGTGTGATTGCCCTGGGCGCCTACGGCTTTGTGGCCACCCTCCAGCCGGACGCCCACTTCGGCCGGATCCTGGCCGCCTACGGCGGGGTGTTCGTTGCCGGTTCCCTCGCCTGGGGAATGATTTTCGACGGTTTCCGGCCCGACCGGTGGGACGTGGCCGGCTCGGTCATCTGCCTGCTGGGGGTGGCAGTGATCATGTTTGCCCCGCGAAGCGCCGGCTGA
- the lhgO gene encoding L-2-hydroxyglutarate oxidase, protein MEHVDYCIIGGGIVGLATAYQLLRREPDASLVLLEAADTLAAHQTGHNSGVIHSGIYYAPGSLKARFSKAGAQQTKEFCQEHGIPYREPGKLLVATTPLELERLAQLEDRAAVHELDCERLDRQELLRREPNVTGLGALFIPSTGIVDYPAVARKLAQLVEKAGGQVITKARVTAISEHTDRVDVRTEAGGYSCRQLVACAGLQSDRLAEAAGVVIDVQIIPFRGEYFELPAEKSGYVSHLIYPVPDPALPFLGVHLTPTVQGTITVGPNAVLGMAREGYPKFSVEFRDVARYAKFPGLWHVARANAVTAVREVRNSLFKGSYLQECRKYAPGLAKADLLPYEAGIRAQAVRRDGTLIHDFLLAETDRMIHVLNAPSPAATAALPIGEHLASRAALRRSA, encoded by the coding sequence GTGGAGCACGTGGACTACTGCATTATCGGCGGCGGCATCGTTGGCCTGGCCACCGCGTACCAGCTGCTGCGCAGGGAACCTGATGCGTCCCTGGTCCTGCTGGAAGCGGCGGATACCCTCGCTGCGCATCAGACCGGGCACAACAGCGGCGTCATCCATTCGGGAATCTACTACGCCCCCGGCAGCCTGAAGGCCAGGTTCAGCAAAGCCGGCGCGCAGCAGACCAAGGAGTTCTGCCAGGAGCACGGCATCCCGTACCGCGAGCCCGGAAAGCTGCTGGTGGCCACCACCCCGCTGGAGCTGGAGCGGCTGGCGCAGCTCGAGGACCGGGCGGCGGTCCACGAACTGGACTGTGAACGGCTGGACCGGCAGGAACTCCTCCGGCGCGAGCCGAATGTCACCGGGCTCGGCGCCCTGTTCATTCCCAGCACCGGCATCGTGGACTACCCCGCGGTGGCGCGGAAGCTCGCGCAACTGGTGGAAAAGGCGGGCGGGCAGGTGATCACCAAGGCCCGCGTCACCGCCATTTCCGAACACACGGACCGTGTGGACGTCCGCACTGAGGCCGGGGGCTACTCCTGCAGGCAGCTTGTGGCCTGCGCGGGGCTGCAGTCGGACCGGCTCGCAGAGGCCGCCGGGGTGGTTATCGACGTCCAGATCATCCCCTTCCGCGGAGAGTACTTCGAGCTTCCTGCCGAGAAGTCCGGCTACGTCAGCCATCTCATTTACCCCGTCCCGGATCCTGCGCTGCCGTTCCTCGGCGTCCACCTCACCCCCACGGTGCAGGGCACCATCACCGTTGGCCCCAACGCCGTGCTGGGAATGGCCCGGGAGGGATACCCCAAATTCTCGGTGGAGTTCCGTGATGTGGCCCGCTACGCGAAGTTCCCCGGGTTGTGGCACGTGGCCCGCGCCAACGCAGTGACTGCCGTCCGGGAGGTCCGCAATTCCCTGTTCAAAGGCAGCTACCTGCAGGAGTGCCGGAAGTACGCCCCCGGGCTGGCCAAGGCAGACCTGCTGCCGTACGAGGCAGGAATCAGGGCCCAGGCGGTACGCCGGGACGGCACCCTCATCCACGATTTCCTGCTCGCCGAGACCGACAGGATGATCCACGTCCTGAACGCCCCGTCCCCGGCAGCGACGGCGGCCCTGCCCATCGGCGAACACCTCGCCTCACGGGCGGCGCTGCGGAGATCCGCGTAG
- a CDS encoding YidH family protein, producing MTNSQHAPGDEAPPSRGKIAERLLPGGEEPDPRFTLANERTFLAWIRTSLALLAGGIAIEAFTSDLFLEPVRKGLAIVLLLLGMLLSAGAALRWLRVERSMRHKAPLPLPLIVPLLAGAGAVAAAVVLVFVLWR from the coding sequence GTGACCAACAGCCAGCACGCTCCGGGAGACGAGGCACCGCCGTCGCGCGGCAAGATTGCCGAACGGCTGCTGCCCGGCGGCGAGGAACCGGACCCCCGGTTCACCCTCGCCAACGAACGGACGTTCCTCGCCTGGATCCGGACTTCCTTGGCCCTGCTGGCTGGCGGCATCGCCATCGAGGCGTTCACCTCGGACCTGTTCCTGGAACCCGTCCGCAAGGGCTTGGCCATCGTGCTGCTCCTGCTGGGCATGCTGCTCAGTGCCGGGGCCGCGCTGAGGTGGCTCCGCGTGGAACGCAGCATGCGGCACAAGGCGCCCCTCCCCCTGCCGCTTATTGTGCCCCTGCTGGCCGGGGCAGGCGCGGTGGCGGCCGCCGTCGTCCTCGTTTTTGTGCTCTGGCGCTGA
- a CDS encoding DUF202 domain-containing protein, protein MAPYLPTGDTHGDPGLQPERTSLAWGRTMLALVTASALFLRWLPHHGLPILLLFGVSAGAALAIYLTQRRRYGAKSHGVSQEHVDADITAVLWTAFTGIALGVLGIGVVLAG, encoded by the coding sequence GTGGCGCCGTACCTTCCAACGGGAGATACCCACGGTGATCCGGGCCTGCAGCCGGAGCGCACCTCGCTGGCCTGGGGCCGGACCATGCTGGCACTGGTGACGGCGAGCGCACTATTCCTGCGTTGGCTGCCGCACCACGGGCTTCCCATCCTGCTGCTGTTCGGGGTCTCTGCCGGGGCTGCCCTGGCCATTTACCTCACGCAGCGCAGGCGGTACGGCGCCAAGTCGCACGGCGTCTCCCAGGAACACGTGGACGCTGACATCACCGCGGTGCTCTGGACGGCTTTCACCGGTATTGCCCTGGGAGTCCTGGGGATCGGTGTGGTGCTCGCCGGGTGA
- a CDS encoding DUF2630 family protein, translating into MNDEDILTRIQALVDEEHSLREGPGDGQTPDHARLRQVEISLDQCWDLLRQRRAKKDSGENPDEAETRPVSEVEGYKQ; encoded by the coding sequence ATGAACGACGAAGACATCCTGACGCGTATCCAGGCCCTCGTGGACGAGGAGCATTCACTTCGGGAGGGGCCCGGGGACGGCCAGACGCCGGACCACGCCAGGCTCCGCCAGGTGGAGATCAGCCTGGACCAGTGCTGGGACCTGCTGCGGCAGCGCCGGGCGAAAAAAGACTCCGGCGAGAATCCCGATGAAGCCGAGACCCGTCCCGTCAGCGAGGTGGAGGGCTACAAGCAGTAG
- a CDS encoding carbon-nitrogen hydrolase family protein — MRLAVAQIISSADTTANLELIREYATQAKAAGAELVVFPEAAMRAFGHSLTEIAEPLDGPWADKVRTIANELDIAIVAGMFTPGKDGRVRNTLLVTGPGLDTSYDKVHLFDAFGFTESKTVDAGQSPVTFELNGTVFGLATCYDVRFPALFTANARAGAQVNIVCASWGAGEGKAEQWDLLVRARALDSTTFVVACGQGDPETIGAGPAGSAPTGIGHSAVISPLGSALVALGGKPELAVVDVDPAVIEDVRTKLPVLANARQF; from the coding sequence ATGCGCCTCGCAGTCGCCCAAATCATCAGCAGCGCCGATACGACAGCCAACCTGGAGCTCATCCGGGAGTACGCCACGCAGGCCAAGGCTGCTGGCGCGGAGCTGGTGGTCTTCCCCGAAGCCGCCATGCGTGCCTTCGGCCATTCGCTGACCGAAATCGCAGAGCCGCTGGACGGCCCGTGGGCGGACAAGGTCCGCACCATCGCCAACGAACTGGACATTGCGATCGTCGCCGGGATGTTCACGCCGGGTAAGGACGGCCGCGTCCGCAACACCCTCCTGGTTACCGGGCCCGGCCTCGATACTTCATACGACAAGGTGCACCTGTTTGATGCCTTCGGTTTCACCGAGTCCAAGACGGTGGACGCCGGCCAGAGCCCGGTGACGTTTGAGCTCAACGGGACGGTCTTCGGCCTGGCCACTTGCTACGACGTCCGTTTCCCGGCCCTCTTTACGGCCAATGCCCGCGCCGGGGCGCAGGTCAACATCGTCTGCGCGTCCTGGGGTGCCGGCGAGGGTAAAGCAGAGCAGTGGGACCTCCTGGTGCGCGCCAGGGCCCTGGACAGCACCACCTTCGTGGTGGCCTGCGGACAGGGCGACCCCGAAACCATCGGTGCCGGGCCCGCCGGCAGTGCCCCCACCGGAATCGGCCACAGCGCCGTCATCTCTCCGCTGGGCAGCGCCCTGGTTGCGCTGGGCGGAAAGCCGGAACTCGCCGTCGTGGACGTCGATCCCGCCGTCATTGAGGACGTCCGCACCAAACTGCCCGTCTTGGCCAACGCCCGCCAGTTCTAG
- a CDS encoding alpha/beta fold hydrolase, producing the protein MAAFTVGPAPGVELSCYDSGGDGPAVVLLHGLAGTAREFFPTAAALPEYRAVLVDLRGHGGSTRVPPGVARSDYVSDVVRIIEHVGAPVVLVGQSMGAHTAMLVAAERPDLVGGLVLLECGAAGGDFDGHEAIGEYFRSWPTPFSSRAAARSFLGDGPLARAWAEDLEERADGFWPRFDPDVMAEAAAGLAAPRWKEWHAVQAPALVVYGGRGMFTADAKDAFVQQGHRVSRVDLPEASHDAHLDAFDDWVGALRGFLDREGHGQRPDCP; encoded by the coding sequence ATGGCTGCGTTCACCGTTGGCCCTGCTCCCGGCGTCGAGCTGAGCTGCTATGACTCCGGTGGCGACGGGCCTGCCGTGGTGCTGCTGCACGGTTTGGCGGGGACAGCCCGCGAATTCTTTCCGACGGCGGCCGCGCTCCCCGAGTACCGTGCCGTCCTGGTTGATCTCCGGGGCCATGGGGGCAGCACCCGGGTCCCTCCCGGCGTCGCGCGGTCGGATTATGTTTCGGACGTTGTCAGAATCATCGAGCACGTTGGTGCGCCGGTGGTTTTGGTTGGCCAATCAATGGGAGCGCATACGGCCATGCTCGTCGCGGCGGAGCGCCCCGACCTGGTGGGCGGCCTGGTTCTCCTGGAGTGCGGCGCGGCCGGCGGAGACTTCGACGGTCATGAGGCCATTGGGGAGTACTTCAGGTCCTGGCCGACGCCGTTCAGCAGCCGGGCGGCGGCGCGCAGCTTCCTGGGTGATGGTCCGTTGGCCCGGGCCTGGGCCGAAGACCTCGAGGAACGGGCGGACGGTTTCTGGCCGAGGTTCGATCCGGATGTCATGGCGGAAGCGGCGGCCGGGTTGGCCGCGCCGCGCTGGAAGGAATGGCATGCGGTCCAGGCGCCGGCGTTGGTGGTCTATGGCGGCCGGGGGATGTTCACCGCAGACGCCAAGGACGCGTTCGTTCAGCAAGGTCATCGGGTTTCGCGGGTTGACCTGCCTGAAGCGTCGCATGACGCCCATCTGGACGCTTTCGACGACTGGGTGGGCGCCCTCCGCGGTTTCCTGGACCGTGAGGGGCATGGACAGCGCCCGGACTGCCCCTAG
- a CDS encoding ammonium transporter: MEISAQHVWLLISAAMVLLMTPGLGLFYGGMTRAKAALNMIMMSFISAGIVGVVWVLWGYSMTTGDGFLGIFGNPFTNFGLQNLMGSPDLIKAGYSATFAIITVALISGAIADRAKFSAWAVFVPVWITLIYCPLAYMIWGGGLMSAGGAVTAIFGQVIDFAGGAVVEISSGTAALVLAVIVGQRHGFAKDPNHRPHNLPFIMLGAALLWFGWFGFNGGAATSAEQAGLIWINTLVTPAAAMLSWLVTEKMRHGHPTSLGAASGVVAGLVAITPSCANISPVAAIGLGLVAGAACAVFVDLKYRFGLDDSLDVVGVHLGAGLIGTLALGFIALPSAGQAGGLFYGGGVQQLIAQTAAVVITLLVSGLGTLVIGRAINKTIGFRVSHEAETAGVDLSEHAESAYAFNEVGAGFNPLRAVFGHIPAGGHSADRQAAEGSNREVSGTQGPDRQAKEDTFA, translated from the coding sequence GTGGAGATCTCTGCCCAACACGTCTGGCTGCTTATCTCGGCAGCGATGGTACTGCTGATGACCCCCGGGCTCGGTCTCTTCTACGGCGGCATGACCCGTGCCAAGGCCGCGCTGAACATGATCATGATGAGCTTCATCTCCGCAGGCATCGTCGGAGTTGTCTGGGTCCTGTGGGGCTACTCAATGACCACCGGTGACGGCTTCCTGGGCATCTTCGGCAACCCGTTCACCAATTTCGGGCTGCAGAACCTGATGGGCTCCCCGGACCTGATCAAGGCCGGCTACAGCGCAACCTTCGCCATCATCACCGTGGCTCTGATCAGCGGCGCTATTGCAGACCGTGCCAAGTTCAGCGCCTGGGCCGTGTTCGTGCCGGTTTGGATCACCCTGATCTACTGCCCCCTCGCCTACATGATCTGGGGCGGCGGACTGATGAGCGCCGGCGGTGCAGTGACGGCCATTTTCGGCCAAGTCATCGACTTCGCTGGTGGCGCCGTGGTGGAAATCAGCTCCGGCACAGCCGCGCTGGTGCTCGCCGTCATCGTGGGCCAGCGCCACGGCTTCGCGAAAGACCCCAACCACCGCCCCCACAACCTCCCTTTCATCATGCTGGGTGCGGCCCTGCTGTGGTTCGGCTGGTTCGGATTCAACGGTGGCGCGGCGACCAGCGCCGAACAGGCAGGCCTTATCTGGATCAACACCCTGGTTACACCTGCCGCAGCAATGCTCAGCTGGCTGGTGACCGAGAAGATGCGCCACGGCCACCCCACTTCCCTGGGGGCCGCCTCCGGCGTGGTGGCCGGCCTCGTTGCTATCACACCTTCCTGCGCCAACATCAGCCCGGTGGCCGCAATCGGCCTGGGCCTGGTGGCAGGTGCTGCATGCGCCGTCTTCGTTGACCTCAAGTACCGCTTCGGGCTCGATGACTCCCTGGACGTGGTGGGTGTCCACCTCGGCGCCGGACTCATCGGCACCCTGGCGCTCGGGTTCATTGCCCTGCCGTCAGCCGGCCAGGCCGGGGGTCTTTTCTACGGCGGCGGCGTGCAGCAGCTCATTGCCCAGACGGCTGCGGTAGTCATCACGCTGTTGGTCTCAGGGCTTGGCACCCTGGTGATCGGCCGCGCCATCAACAAGACCATCGGCTTCCGGGTCAGCCACGAAGCCGAAACGGCTGGCGTGGACCTGTCCGAGCACGCCGAGAGCGCCTACGCGTTCAACGAGGTGGGCGCCGGCTTCAACCCGCTGCGGGCGGTATTCGGCCACATTCCGGCCGGCGGGCACTCCGCAGACCGCCAGGCCGCCGAGGGTTCAAACCGCGAGGTTTCAGGCACCCAGGGCCCGGACCGTCAGGCAAAGGAAGATACTTTCGCCTGA
- a CDS encoding PadR family transcriptional regulator — MRGISDEKFPGPEFARGRFERGRGRRGPHGHRGGGGGFGPGFGPGFGPGFGPGFGPGFGPGFGRGGRRASRGDVRAAILSLLAESPSNGYGLIKTIAEKTEGAWRPSPGSIYPTLQQLVDEGLIEAMSEGRGTEFSLTESGREYVAGHAEEMDSAWNAVPEGSDREFHHSIGKLMGVIHQFRGGVTEEQRTAAIEKLDETRRALYKILAD; from the coding sequence ATGAGAGGCATTTCTGACGAAAAATTCCCTGGCCCAGAGTTCGCAAGGGGCCGGTTTGAACGGGGCAGGGGACGCCGGGGACCGCATGGTCACCGCGGCGGCGGCGGCGGGTTCGGCCCAGGTTTTGGTCCCGGGTTCGGCCCTGGTTTTGGTCCAGGCTTTGGCCCGGGTTTCGGTCCGGGATTCGGGCGTGGAGGGCGGCGGGCAAGCCGTGGTGACGTTCGCGCCGCCATACTCTCGCTCCTGGCGGAGTCACCGTCGAATGGTTACGGGCTGATCAAGACCATCGCCGAAAAGACCGAAGGAGCCTGGCGACCAAGCCCGGGCTCCATCTACCCCACGCTCCAGCAACTGGTGGACGAAGGGCTGATCGAGGCCATGAGTGAAGGCCGCGGCACCGAGTTCTCGCTCACCGAATCCGGCCGGGAGTACGTGGCCGGGCACGCGGAGGAGATGGACAGTGCATGGAACGCGGTCCCGGAAGGATCGGACCGCGAGTTCCACCACAGCATCGGCAAACTGATGGGCGTTATCCACCAGTTCCGGGGCGGTGTCACTGAGGAGCAGCGGACCGCCGCCATCGAGAAGCTGGACGAAACCCGGCGCGCGCTCTACAAAATCCTGGCGGACTAG
- a CDS encoding transglycosylase domain-containing protein, whose translation MAKKKKRRSGFGAALGRFLGFLAASAMCGVLVASLVVPAVAAAGIGVSNSIGFFEGLPKELTVQPPSQSTRVLTSDGQPIATFYAENRVRIPLDQMSPYIKDAIISIEDSRFYEHAGIDPQGILRAVIANVTKGDQQGASTITQQYVTNVVNEARLSQDRPDEVVLSGQKDMGDKLREMRLAIALEKKYSKDQILEGYLNIVFFNSDAYGVEAAARYFFGTTAKDLTLPQAALLAGLVNSPTFYNPAINPENSLARRNQVLDEMLRLKRITQAQHDEAKATPVELKITPERQGCANAAMAPYFCDYISHLILNNPAFGPNEVERERKLYRGGLTIVTTLDSRLQAAAQAQVDSTAGANPDKWGAALVTVQPGTGKILAMAQNTVFLPEPGKFDTQLNFNVDARDPQGNDLNGAGGFQTGSTMKPFTFAEWLNEGKSLTTEIDASRRVYPLGFPWRSSCGKVLGAYSTAQNNPELGAADDLQNSEEGFYRKMPINYGLYNSINTATFASAAQLDFCGIQKMVDAVGLHSGLDGTPINMHQLGNLLGATGVAPLHLANAFATFANDGRYCNPIALLDIKDATGGKLPAQTTECRDAVKPEVARGVNSVLQDVLVRGSGFWIQPKVHDKWPTAAKTGTSNNNGATWIVGYTSGLATASFFGDALEGQKRAGQNVTINGTFYPRLDGYMIAGPQWAYFMLKAVPLYPAAAFPGPPQSMIGPVPAPTPAPKR comes from the coding sequence ATGGCGAAGAAGAAGAAGCGCAGAAGCGGTTTCGGCGCCGCCCTGGGACGATTCCTGGGGTTCCTCGCAGCCAGTGCCATGTGTGGCGTGCTGGTGGCCAGCCTGGTTGTCCCGGCAGTTGCGGCAGCCGGGATCGGAGTCAGCAATTCGATCGGATTCTTCGAGGGCCTGCCCAAAGAGCTGACGGTCCAGCCGCCGTCGCAATCCACCAGGGTCCTCACCTCCGACGGCCAGCCGATCGCCACGTTCTACGCCGAGAACCGCGTGCGGATTCCACTGGACCAGATGTCGCCGTATATCAAGGACGCCATCATCTCCATTGAGGACAGCAGGTTCTACGAGCACGCGGGAATCGACCCCCAGGGCATCCTCCGGGCGGTGATCGCTAACGTGACGAAAGGGGACCAGCAGGGCGCGTCCACCATCACGCAGCAGTACGTCACCAACGTGGTCAATGAGGCGCGGCTGTCCCAGGACCGGCCGGACGAAGTGGTCCTGAGCGGCCAGAAGGACATGGGCGACAAGTTGCGGGAGATGCGGCTGGCCATCGCCCTGGAAAAGAAGTACAGCAAGGACCAGATCCTTGAGGGGTACCTGAACATCGTCTTCTTCAACAGCGATGCGTATGGCGTCGAGGCGGCGGCACGTTACTTCTTCGGCACCACCGCAAAAGACCTCACGCTGCCGCAGGCCGCCCTCCTGGCCGGCCTGGTCAACAGTCCCACCTTCTACAACCCGGCCATCAACCCCGAGAACTCGCTGGCCCGCCGCAACCAGGTCCTTGACGAGATGCTTCGCCTCAAGAGGATCACGCAGGCGCAGCATGACGAAGCAAAAGCCACGCCGGTGGAACTCAAGATCACCCCTGAACGTCAGGGCTGCGCCAACGCCGCCATGGCCCCCTACTTCTGCGACTACATCTCCCACCTCATCCTCAACAACCCCGCCTTCGGGCCCAACGAAGTGGAGCGCGAGCGCAAGCTCTACCGCGGCGGACTGACGATCGTCACCACTTTGGACAGCAGGCTGCAGGCGGCGGCGCAGGCCCAGGTGGACAGCACAGCGGGCGCCAATCCGGACAAGTGGGGTGCAGCCCTGGTCACGGTGCAACCGGGAACGGGCAAGATCCTGGCCATGGCGCAGAACACCGTGTTCCTGCCCGAACCGGGCAAGTTCGACACGCAGCTGAACTTCAACGTGGATGCCCGCGATCCGCAGGGGAACGACCTGAACGGGGCAGGCGGCTTCCAGACCGGTTCCACCATGAAGCCGTTCACCTTCGCCGAGTGGCTCAACGAGGGCAAGTCCCTGACCACCGAAATTGATGCTTCACGGCGGGTTTATCCGCTTGGTTTCCCGTGGCGCTCCAGCTGCGGCAAGGTGCTGGGCGCCTACAGCACAGCGCAAAACAACCCCGAGCTGGGTGCGGCGGATGACCTGCAGAATTCGGAGGAGGGCTTCTACCGGAAGATGCCCATCAACTACGGCCTCTACAACTCGATCAATACGGCCACCTTCGCGTCAGCGGCGCAGCTGGATTTCTGCGGCATTCAAAAGATGGTTGACGCAGTGGGCCTGCACAGCGGCCTGGACGGGACACCCATCAACATGCACCAGCTGGGCAATCTGCTCGGAGCCACCGGCGTGGCACCCCTCCACCTTGCCAACGCCTTCGCCACCTTCGCCAACGACGGCCGCTACTGCAACCCCATCGCCCTGCTGGACATCAAGGACGCCACGGGTGGAAAGCTTCCCGCCCAAACAACCGAGTGCAGGGATGCCGTGAAGCCGGAGGTGGCACGCGGCGTCAACAGCGTCCTCCAGGACGTGCTGGTGAGGGGTTCGGGCTTCTGGATCCAGCCGAAGGTTCACGACAAGTGGCCAACGGCCGCCAAGACCGGCACCTCGAACAACAACGGCGCCACCTGGATTGTTGGGTACACCAGCGGACTGGCCACAGCATCCTTCTTCGGGGACGCACTTGAGGGGCAGAAACGTGCAGGCCAGAACGTCACCATCAACGGAACGTTCTATCCCCGCCTCGATGGGTACATGATCGCCGGCCCGCAGTGGGCGTACTTCATGCTGAAGGCCGTCCCGCTGTATCCGGCTGCGGCATTCCCGGGGCCTCCCCAGTCGATGATCGGTCCGGTTCCGGCACCCACCCCCGCGCCCAAGCGGTAG
- a CDS encoding DnaJ family domain-containing protein yields MGGGASEYRKRLERAAEVRSYRGAGISSEEEAALDALDAKEREKRRKVSDSARAEYLVRDAMAQGKFDDLKYAGKPIPGLGESYDPDWWVKGLLQRENISGLGPPAILLRAEDAGLDAELDAQYTEQQVRDLLTDFNRRVIDARRQLQGGPPVVTQTRDVEEQVERWRARRAARTPEVVEEPVPERSWWQRLWKGPG; encoded by the coding sequence ATGGGCGGCGGCGCATCGGAATACCGGAAACGGCTGGAGCGCGCAGCCGAGGTCCGTTCGTACCGAGGGGCGGGCATCAGCTCCGAAGAAGAAGCCGCCCTGGACGCGCTTGACGCCAAGGAACGGGAGAAGCGCCGCAAAGTCAGCGACTCAGCCCGGGCCGAGTACCTGGTGCGCGACGCGATGGCGCAGGGAAAATTCGACGACCTCAAATACGCCGGCAAGCCGATCCCCGGGCTGGGCGAATCCTACGATCCCGACTGGTGGGTCAAGGGCCTGCTGCAGCGCGAGAACATCAGCGGGCTGGGACCGCCCGCCATCCTGCTCAGGGCGGAGGATGCCGGGCTGGACGCCGAGTTGGATGCGCAGTACACCGAACAGCAGGTCCGTGACCTCCTAACTGATTTCAACCGCCGCGTCATTGATGCGCGCCGCCAGCTCCAGGGCGGGCCTCCGGTGGTTACGCAGACCCGAGACGTGGAAGAACAGGTGGAGCGGTGGCGGGCCAGGCGTGCCGCACGGACGCCTGAGGTGGTGGAGGAGCCCGTTCCGGAGCGTTCCTGGTGGCAGCGGCTGTGGAAGGGGCCGGGCTAG